The Halichoerus grypus chromosome 9, mHalGry1.hap1.1, whole genome shotgun sequence genome has a window encoding:
- the RIPPLY2 gene encoding protein ripply2, which produces METGEPSASGADECARCCRRSPPADPDRRTQREGADSGGGASPTPALPPAPPRLLPSALRPPPVPGPCSASGGPPGSGLPSPLRALCPPARRPAGFWRPWVDARGYKEEGAPQHLAEAMPDGPGVTEASGKLSQYRHPVRLFWPKSKCYDYLYQEAEALLKNFPIQATISFYEDSDSEDDIEELICEN; this is translated from the exons ATGGAAACCGGGGAGCCCTCGGCGAGCGGAGCCGACGAGTGCGCGCGCTGCTGCCGCCGCTCGCCGCCCGCGGACCCCGACCGCCGGACGCAGCGCGAGGGCGCGGACTCCGGCGGCggcgcctcccccaccccggccctaCCGCCCGCGCCTCCCCGGCTCCTCCCCTCCGCTCTCCGCCCCCCACCGGTCCCGGGTCCGTGCTCGGCTTCGGGCGGTCCTCCCGGGTCTGGGCTCCCGTCTCCTCTGCGCGCCTTGTGCCCCCCAGCCCGCAGACCCGCAGGCTTCTGGAGACCGTGGGTTGACGCCAGAGGCTACAAGGAGGAGGGGGCGCCGCAGCACTTGGCGGAGGCG ATGCCGGACGGCCCCGGGGTGACCGAAGCCTCAGGAAAGCTTTCCCAGTACAGACACCCAGTCAG ACTATTTTGGCCCAAATCAAAGTGTTATGATTACTTATATCAAGAAGCAGAAGCTCTTCTGAAAAATTTTCCAATTCAAGCcacaatttcattttatgaagatTCTGATAGTGAAGATGATATTGAGGAGCTGATCTGTGAAAATTAA